From the genome of Segatella hominis, one region includes:
- a CDS encoding DUF805 domain-containing protein — protein MTFFNSIKMCYMKSFDFKGRASKSEYWWFWLVQVPITFIALGAWNSEKFDVLSGVFLGITIASIPANLSSMIRRFHDAGLSTKQCLKKLFYAVAPFLFAVNLMTKIDPFSSFAVVLLIALLFSAVSFFLLFIILIGDSVYEDEEEE, from the coding sequence ATGACATTTTTCAATTCAATTAAAATGTGTTACATGAAGTCTTTTGATTTTAAGGGAAGAGCTTCAAAGAGTGAGTATTGGTGGTTCTGGCTGGTTCAGGTCCCTATTACTTTTATAGCATTGGGGGCTTGGAACTCCGAAAAGTTTGATGTACTATCTGGAGTGTTTTTAGGAATTACTATAGCCTCTATTCCTGCTAACCTTTCTTCTATGATACGTAGATTTCATGATGCGGGATTAAGTACTAAGCAATGTCTAAAGAAATTGTTTTATGCGGTAGCCCCATTCCTTTTTGCTGTCAATTTAATGACAAAGATCGATCCTTTTTCTTCTTTTGCTGTAGTACTCTTAATAGCATTATTATTTTCGGCAGTCTCATTTTTCCTGTTGTTCATCATATTGATAGGAGACAGTGTATATGAAGATGAAGAAGAGGAATAA
- a CDS encoding DUF6804 family protein: MKYLKIILAVLLLLCLLDMPYGFYILIRYMSTVVFGYMAYSYYQNNKKEFAVASGALAILFQPFVKLALGRGVWNFVDIIVAIGLIITVLLTNQEK; the protein is encoded by the coding sequence ATGAAGTATTTGAAGATAATCCTAGCAGTATTATTGTTATTGTGTTTACTAGATATGCCTTATGGTTTTTACATATTAATAAGGTATATGTCAACTGTCGTGTTTGGTTATATGGCGTATTCTTATTATCAAAACAATAAAAAGGAATTTGCTGTAGCAAGTGGGGCATTGGCTATATTGTTTCAGCCCTTTGTTAAATTAGCTTTGGGAAGGGGTGTGTGGAATTTTGTAGATATTATAGTAGCTATAGGGTTAATTATAACAGTTTTACTAACTAATCAAGAAAAATAA
- a CDS encoding PD-(D/E)XK nuclease domain-containing protein translates to MMRKYAFTPIDLGEKMEAGKDDFDAATETMTTIMPLLYQSGYFTIKDYDEDTELYTLALPNKEIRVGLYRSLLPHYLASKTVMGNTTIAKMSKLINLGQLDEALLLFKTFLETVPYCDNTNYEGHYQQMMYIMFALLTNFRILVEQHTAKGRTDITMETHDTIYIMELKFNKTAEEALQQINDKRYADAFALQNKPVVKVGINYTIKEKISTLEWVIE, encoded by the coding sequence ATGATGCGCAAGTATGCTTTCACCCCTATCGACCTTGGCGAAAAGATGGAAGCAGGCAAGGATGACTTTGATGCTGCTACAGAGACGATGACCACCATCATGCCTTTGCTCTACCAGAGTGGATACTTCACCATCAAGGATTACGATGAGGACACCGAACTATACACCCTCGCCCTTCCTAACAAGGAAATCAGAGTCGGCCTATACAGAAGTCTTCTCCCTCACTACCTGGCTTCCAAGACGGTTATGGGCAACACGACCATCGCCAAGATGTCCAAGCTGATCAACCTGGGACAATTGGACGAAGCACTACTGTTATTCAAGACTTTCCTTGAGACTGTGCCTTACTGCGATAATACCAACTACGAGGGGCATTATCAACAGATGATGTACATCATGTTTGCCTTGCTCACCAATTTCCGCATTCTCGTAGAGCAACATACTGCCAAGGGAAGAACAGACATTACGATGGAGACGCACGACACCATCTACATCATGGAACTGAAGTTCAATAAGACGGCAGAAGAAGCTCTTCAGCAAATCAACGACAAGCGATATGCCGATGCCTTCGCCCTGCAAAACAAACCTGTGGTGAAAGTAGGTATCAACTATACAATTAAGGAAAAAATAAGCACCTTGGAATGGGTGATAGAATAA
- a CDS encoding AAA family ATPase encodes MARKRYPIGIQTFERIRKEDWFYVDKTEYIYRMTHTDGTYFFLSRPRRFGKSLLVSTFESYFEGKKDLFNGLAIEKLEKEWNEYPVLHFSLAGGKHMEKEQLEHYLLFILKTNEEKFGITCDSPAPNIRMLNLIQTVYEKTGKQPVVLIDEYDAQVCFHPYRPWRKDGSRQG; translated from the coding sequence ATGGCAAGAAAACGATATCCTATAGGCATACAGACTTTCGAACGAATCCGCAAAGAAGATTGGTTCTATGTTGACAAGACGGAATACATCTATCGTATGACCCATACTGATGGTACATATTTCTTCTTGAGCCGACCACGCCGTTTCGGCAAGTCACTCCTTGTATCTACCTTCGAAAGCTATTTTGAAGGTAAAAAGGATCTATTCAATGGTCTTGCCATCGAAAAGTTGGAGAAAGAATGGAATGAATATCCTGTGCTCCACTTCAGTTTGGCTGGAGGCAAGCACATGGAAAAAGAGCAGTTGGAGCACTATCTTCTCTTCATACTAAAGACCAATGAAGAGAAGTTTGGCATAACATGTGACTCTCCAGCCCCGAACATACGTATGCTCAACCTCATACAAACCGTATATGAAAAAACAGGCAAACAACCTGTGGTATTAATCGACGAATATGATGCGCAAGTATGCTTTCACCCCTATCGACCTTGGCGAAAAGATGGAAGCAGGCAAGGATGA
- a CDS encoding AAA family ATPase: MLVKFAVTNYRGFANRIEWDLSEPSNYSFNTFAIKDGIIKNGIVYGPNGSGKSNFALAIFDITNHLSQKWKRANYYDNFTYTGKLNFPVDFEYTFLLGDDLLQYSYSKSPEGKLEAEKLVVNNKLIFCNKDSILTLDEEEFQMEATVKTNLANNANNVSIINFLLTSYPLAKEHYLLKLQKFVNSMLWFRSVEKNEFMGLATAPANLDEYIIKNHLTDDFEDFIHRVSGQDFEFQKPNDDDKELYCIFGLGRIPFDKIASTGTHSLMLLYYWLKQMKDASFVFIDEFDAFYHFKLSFEVCKTLFSLPCQAFTSSHNTYLMTNDLLRPDCNFILQDNKIKPLSSCTQKELRFGHNIEKMFRGNAFEV; this comes from the coding sequence ATGTTAGTAAAATTTGCCGTTACGAATTATAGAGGATTTGCCAATCGCATAGAATGGGACTTGTCGGAACCAAGTAACTATTCGTTCAACACATTTGCCATAAAAGACGGAATCATCAAGAATGGCATCGTGTATGGACCTAACGGTTCTGGCAAGTCGAACTTTGCATTGGCTATCTTCGATATCACAAATCATCTTTCCCAGAAGTGGAAAAGAGCGAACTATTATGACAACTTCACTTATACGGGAAAGTTGAACTTCCCTGTAGATTTTGAGTACACCTTCCTGTTGGGAGATGATCTGTTGCAGTATTCTTATAGCAAATCACCAGAGGGAAAATTAGAGGCAGAGAAACTTGTGGTGAACAACAAGCTGATATTCTGCAACAAGGATTCTATCCTGACATTGGATGAAGAAGAATTTCAGATGGAAGCAACCGTGAAGACCAACTTAGCCAACAACGCCAACAACGTATCCATTATCAATTTTCTTCTCACCTCCTACCCATTAGCAAAAGAGCATTATCTCCTTAAATTACAGAAGTTTGTCAACTCCATGTTGTGGTTCCGAAGCGTGGAGAAGAATGAATTCATGGGCTTAGCTACAGCTCCAGCAAACCTTGACGAATATATCATCAAAAATCATCTGACAGACGACTTTGAGGATTTCATCCATCGTGTAAGCGGACAAGACTTTGAGTTTCAGAAGCCGAATGATGACGACAAAGAACTGTATTGCATATTCGGCTTAGGTCGCATTCCATTTGATAAGATTGCATCAACAGGCACCCACTCGCTGATGTTGCTCTATTATTGGCTCAAGCAGATGAAAGATGCATCATTCGTTTTCATTGATGAATTTGACGCATTCTATCACTTCAAGCTTTCCTTCGAGGTTTGCAAGACACTTTTTTCCCTTCCATGCCAAGCTTTCACGTCATCCCACAACACTTACCTGATGACCAATGACTTACTGCGCCCAGACTGCAATTTCATCTTGCAAGACAACAAGATCAAACCATTGAGCAGCTGCACCCAGAAGGAACTGAGGTTCGGCCATAATATAGAAAAAATGTTTAGAGGTAACGCTTTTGAAGTATGA
- a CDS encoding T9SS type A sorting domain-containing protein: protein MKHILLGFVISLIFINVQAQSIDSSILLQDGTIVDCSHVFIDGEMPTFHAQNGSCENSRWAFSVYDKNGKKIVCEESKTGATSFSFKITPSLFSGLNLVSDCQNIEYPNDSSVYISCVVDLHKNGIIIGSLPLRLNVLPSRPKKKNASILGNFNFDLSSYYPSAELTIQFSSDRMKDCILVQFVSDNLDVFEFPEEGYWGLYIGVDINEKSKNFYEIKYNYADWGEFYKIVSCNEYGSSSGDTIFTNSLIKNPEILNYLETIRNQTSAIDVVPNMNGQISIQNNKIILEGFNSSKIITEIYSANGTLVKKCYTTKVIDLNDLCSGLYIVKVISENKNKYIKINKK from the coding sequence ATGAAACATATATTATTAGGATTCGTCATAAGTTTGATTTTTATTAATGTTCAAGCACAAAGTATTGACTCATCAATTCTTTTACAGGACGGAACAATCGTAGATTGCTCTCATGTATTTATTGATGGTGAAATGCCGACTTTTCACGCGCAAAATGGATCTTGTGAGAATAGTCGTTGGGCATTTAGCGTTTATGATAAAAATGGAAAGAAAATTGTATGTGAGGAATCAAAAACTGGAGCTACCAGTTTTTCGTTTAAAATTACCCCAAGTCTCTTTTCTGGTTTAAATCTTGTTTCAGATTGTCAAAATATAGAGTACCCCAATGACTCTTCTGTTTATATAAGTTGCGTAGTAGATTTGCACAAAAATGGCATCATAATAGGCAGCTTACCTTTAAGGTTGAATGTACTACCTTCACGCCCCAAAAAGAAAAATGCATCTATATTAGGCAACTTTAATTTTGATTTAAGTAGCTATTATCCATCGGCAGAACTAACCATCCAGTTTTCTTCTGACAGGATGAAAGATTGCATACTAGTACAGTTTGTTTCAGATAATTTAGACGTGTTCGAATTCCCTGAAGAAGGATATTGGGGGCTTTACATAGGAGTTGATATTAATGAAAAAAGTAAAAATTTCTACGAAATCAAATATAATTATGCAGATTGGGGAGAATTCTATAAAATCGTATCTTGCAATGAATATGGGAGCAGTAGCGGAGATACGATATTTACTAATTCTCTTATTAAAAACCCAGAAATTCTAAATTATTTGGAAACTATACGTAATCAGACGTCAGCTATTGATGTAGTACCAAATATGAACGGTCAAATTTCGATACAAAACAATAAAATTATCTTAGAAGGTTTCAACAGCTCAAAAATAATAACTGAAATTTACTCTGCTAATGGAACACTCGTAAAAAAATGTTATACAACTAAAGTTATAGATCTAAATGATTTATGTAGCGGTTTGTATATTGTCAAGGTAATTTCAGAAAATAAGAACAAATACATTAAAATAAATAAAAAATGA
- a CDS encoding acetyl-CoA hydrolase/transferase C-terminal domain-containing protein, with amino-acid sequence MTYTRLSAAEAAAMIKDQDTIALSGFTPNGVPKATFRELSKRAVAEHEAGRPFQVGILTGASTSQSIEGDMAAAHAIKFRAPFSTNKDFRTHTNLGEIDYEDMHLGHMAERLRRGFYGEIDLAIIEVSDLEEGETTCKAFLTSAGGIVPTIVRLAKKVLIEKNTFHSPASRYLHDVYEIAECPFRTPIPIMNVGDRIGKEYVEIDAHKIVGVIECNIPEEARAFKPLDPITEQMGHNVADFLVSDLKKGHIPPQFLPLQSGVGVTSNAVLEALGQNPNVPVFSVYTEVVQDAVVKYMREGRIKDASCSSLTVTNDTLKEVYDDIDYFKQHLTIRQSEISNSPEVIRRLGVIAMNTAIECDIYGNENSSHICGSKLMNGIGGSCDYERNGYISIFTTQSTTKNGCISAIVPMCSHVDSTEHDVDVIVTEQGVADLRGKGPLRRAKEIIENCAHPDYRPMLREYLKFAEKGHEPQSMRAALAMHDTFLKKGDMRLTDFGEYLK; translated from the coding sequence ATGACATATACAAGACTTTCAGCTGCCGAAGCCGCAGCTATGATCAAGGATCAGGACACGATAGCACTAAGTGGTTTCACACCTAACGGCGTGCCTAAGGCTACCTTCCGCGAACTCTCCAAGAGAGCCGTGGCAGAACATGAAGCAGGCAGACCATTCCAGGTGGGCATCCTGACAGGAGCTTCTACCTCGCAAAGTATCGAGGGTGACATGGCAGCAGCCCATGCCATCAAGTTCCGTGCGCCATTTTCTACCAACAAGGATTTCCGCACCCATACCAATCTGGGCGAAATCGACTACGAGGATATGCACCTCGGTCACATGGCTGAGCGTCTGCGCCGTGGCTTCTATGGCGAGATAGACCTTGCCATCATCGAGGTGAGCGATCTGGAAGAAGGCGAAACCACCTGCAAGGCATTCCTTACCTCTGCCGGCGGTATCGTGCCTACCATCGTACGCCTTGCCAAGAAGGTACTCATCGAGAAGAATACCTTCCACAGTCCAGCATCCCGCTATCTCCATGATGTCTATGAAATAGCAGAATGCCCATTCCGTACACCTATCCCTATCATGAACGTAGGCGACCGTATCGGCAAAGAGTATGTAGAGATAGATGCCCATAAGATTGTCGGCGTGATAGAATGCAATATCCCGGAAGAGGCTCGTGCCTTCAAGCCGCTCGACCCTATCACAGAACAGATGGGTCATAATGTGGCCGACTTCCTGGTCAGCGACCTGAAGAAGGGACATATTCCTCCACAGTTCCTGCCACTCCAGAGCGGTGTAGGCGTTACTTCCAATGCCGTACTCGAGGCATTGGGTCAGAATCCTAACGTACCGGTATTCAGCGTTTATACCGAGGTTGTACAGGATGCTGTCGTAAAATACATGCGCGAAGGTAGAATCAAGGATGCTTCCTGCTCATCCCTCACCGTCACCAATGATACTTTGAAGGAAGTATATGATGACATCGACTATTTCAAGCAGCATCTCACCATCCGTCAGAGTGAGATTTCCAATTCTCCTGAGGTCATCCGCCGACTGGGTGTCATCGCCATGAATACCGCCATCGAGTGCGACATCTATGGCAACGAGAACTCCAGCCATATCTGCGGCAGCAAGTTGATGAATGGCATCGGCGGTTCTTGCGACTACGAGCGTAATGGTTACATTTCTATCTTCACCACTCAGAGTACCACCAAGAACGGTTGCATTTCAGCCATCGTTCCGATGTGTAGCCACGTGGATAGTACGGAGCATGATGTGGATGTCATTGTTACCGAGCAGGGCGTTGCCGATCTTCGTGGCAAGGGTCCTTTGCGCCGTGCCAAGGAAATCATCGAAAACTGTGCTCATCCAGACTATCGCCCTATGCTCCGCGAATATCTGAAGTTTGCCGAGAAGGGTCATGAGCCACAGAGCATGCGGGCAGCCCTCGCCATGCACGATACCTTCCTGAAAAAGGGCGACATGAGATTGACTGACTTCGGGGAATATCTGAAATAA
- a CDS encoding ATP-binding protein, with product MKGRRYPLGIQTFKNIIEGNYVYVDKTDLIYDLVHEKKYCFLSRPRRFGKSLLVTTLQAYFEGKKELFKGLKLEALEKDWEKHPVIHLDLSKGKYYNMESLIETLDKILETYEDLYQITSVSTEAFNVRLIRIINAAKQKTDRNVVVLIDEYDAPMHDSMKDKDLQDKIRDIMRNFFSPLKSEEDNLHFVFLTGISKFSQLSIFSELNNITNISMWDKYSSICGISKEELLENFHDDIEELAQANDMNYEEALAELRYNYDGYHFSGKGADMYNPYSMFNCLETHEFDSYWFSTGTPTFLIELLQEKNVDMLQLDDIWTTSDRFDTPTEKIVDPVPVLYQSGYLTIKSYNRLAKLYKLAFPNEEVRKGFSNSLFRYYAPDGMGDRDAIYMAWAKNFILSAEDNMEAFLSHLQTFYKKFPYTLVNNNERHYQAVLYTILLILGCDVTPEVPTSDGRIDMVLKTKRSVYILELKYKKDAEAAMEQIDSKDYLAAFADDSRKKYKVGINFSEDRRSIDDWKVEALA from the coding sequence ATGAAAGGTAGAAGATATCCTCTCGGAATACAGACTTTCAAGAATATCATAGAGGGAAATTATGTATATGTAGATAAGACCGACTTAATCTATGACTTGGTGCATGAGAAGAAATATTGCTTTCTGAGTCGTCCTCGACGATTCGGAAAGTCACTCCTTGTCACAACCCTACAAGCCTACTTCGAAGGAAAGAAAGAGCTATTCAAAGGACTAAAGCTGGAAGCCTTGGAAAAAGATTGGGAGAAACACCCCGTTATCCATCTTGATCTTAGCAAGGGGAAATACTATAATATGGAAAGCCTGATAGAAACTCTTGATAAGATTCTTGAAACTTACGAGGATTTATACCAAATAACTTCTGTTAGTACCGAGGCTTTTAATGTCCGATTGATTCGCATCATCAATGCCGCCAAGCAAAAGACCGACAGGAATGTGGTTGTGCTCATCGATGAATATGATGCGCCGATGCACGACTCTATGAAAGACAAGGACTTGCAGGACAAGATACGTGACATCATGCGCAACTTCTTCAGCCCTTTGAAGTCAGAAGAGGACAATCTTCATTTTGTCTTTTTAACAGGAATCTCCAAGTTTAGCCAGTTGAGTATCTTCAGCGAACTGAACAATATCACGAATATTAGCATGTGGGATAAGTACAGTTCTATCTGTGGCATCAGCAAGGAAGAGCTCTTGGAAAATTTCCACGATGACATAGAGGAATTGGCGCAGGCCAATGATATGAACTATGAGGAGGCCTTAGCTGAGCTGAGATATAATTACGATGGCTACCACTTTAGTGGGAAAGGTGCCGATATGTATAATCCTTACAGCATGTTCAATTGCTTAGAGACCCATGAGTTTGATAGCTATTGGTTCTCTACGGGTACTCCTACCTTCCTGATAGAACTGCTTCAAGAGAAAAATGTCGATATGCTCCAGTTGGACGACATTTGGACAACCTCCGACCGCTTCGATACTCCAACAGAGAAGATTGTTGACCCTGTGCCGGTATTATACCAAAGCGGCTATCTCACAATCAAGTCATACAATCGTTTGGCGAAATTATACAAGCTTGCCTTCCCTAATGAAGAGGTGCGCAAGGGCTTCTCCAATAGCCTCTTCCGCTATTATGCCCCAGACGGCATGGGCGACCGTGATGCTATCTATATGGCATGGGCAAAAAACTTCATCCTGAGTGCCGAGGACAATATGGAGGCATTCCTCTCTCATCTCCAGACTTTCTACAAGAAGTTCCCATATACATTGGTCAACAACAACGAACGCCATTACCAAGCCGTGCTCTACACCATATTGTTAATCCTCGGATGTGATGTTACTCCAGAGGTGCCAACATCTGATGGCAGAATCGACATGGTGCTGAAAACCAAGCGCAGCGTCTATATATTGGAACTGAAATACAAGAAGGATGCTGAGGCAGCGATGGAGCAAATCGACAGCAAGGACTATCTCGCAGCCTTCGCCGATGACAGCAGAAAGAAATATAAGGTGGGCATCAACTTCTCGGAAGACCGAAGAAGCATCGACGATTGGAAAGTGGAGGCACTGGCATAA